CCACGTGTCGACGAATGCCCCAGTTCAAGGACTTCATCACGCTTTTCGACTGGAATTCCTGGTCCATCGTCTTCGATATAAATACCCCCTTCATCGAGAGAGCCGACGCGGACAGTCACATCAGATCCACCATGTTCAACAGCGTTCCGGAACAGGTTCTCGAACACGTGTCGTAACCGGTCGGGATCGCCTTGGATGGTCGTCTCATCGGCAATCTCGATAGCTGCGTCATCTGTGTCGACGGTCGCCCAGCACTTCCCGACGAGGTCAGTCAAATGAATCGACTCGGTATCGCTTATTGTGTCGCCTTGACGAGCAAGCGTCAACGTGTCCTCCACGATTGTTTCCATCCGATCGAGTGCTCGTAACAGTGGATCGAGATGCTCATTTTCTGTTTCTTCTGCGAGAAGCGTTGCACGACCATGTGCGATGTTGAGCGGGTTACGTAAGTCGTGGGAAATAACGCTTGCAAACTCGTCAAGGCGCTCGTTCTGCTGACGTAGTTTTCGCTCCCGTTCAACGCGGTCGGTCACGTTCCGAGTGATCCCAACGAGGCGAATTATTTCTCCATCGGAAACTACCGGTGCAAGTTTCGTCTGCCAGAAACGTGCACCTTCGTCGACCTGGAGTTCCTCTTGATATGAGATGGATTCGCCAGCGTTGACACAGCGGTGATAGTTCGCTTCTAACTCAGCTCCTTGCTCCTCACCGAATACGTCTCGTGGTGTCTGGCCTTGGACTTCCTCGGTCTTAATGCCGGTTTGACGTTCGTAAGACGGACTGAGGCGTTCAAATTCGAACCGGATATCCTCACCGTTCTCTTCGACATTGAGGAGAAATATGGCGTCCTCAACGTTGTTCAAGAGAGCATCGTACTCTTCGGCGAGCTTCTGGGCTTCGGCCTCGTATTCTTTTCGCTCAGTGATATCCCG
This genomic stretch from Halorubrum lacusprofundi ATCC 49239 harbors:
- a CDS encoding PAS domain S-box protein, with amino-acid sequence MEDGTTPRENKKYGPDWYRVLTEQIDDLITVVDTDGTITYVSPAVTRILGYDPEELVGYEGYDFVHPEDRERNADAIETVLSNPSTSETVEVRFRHANGSWRWIEATIRNRLDDDIIDGILLSSRDITERKEYEAEAQKLAEEYDALLNNVEDAIFLLNVEENGEDIRFEFERLSPSYERQTGIKTEEVQGQTPRDVFGEEQGAELEANYHRCVNAGESISYQEELQVDEGARFWQTKLAPVVSDGEIIRLVGITRNVTDRVERERKLRQQNERLDEFASVISHDLRNPLNIAHGRATLLAEETENEHLDPLLRALDRMETIVEDTLTLARQGDTISDTESIHLTDLVGKCWATVDTDDAAIEIADETTIQGDPDRLRHVFENLFRNAVEHGGSDVTVRVGSLDEGGIYIEDDGPGIPVEKRDEVLELGHSSTRGGTGFGLTIVKRIVEAHGWELSITDGTDGGARFEVEMAEQGELV